The following are encoded together in the Pan troglodytes isolate AG18354 chromosome 6, NHGRI_mPanTro3-v2.0_pri, whole genome shotgun sequence genome:
- the LOC101057620 gene encoding uroplakin-3b-like protein 1 has product MDNSWRLGPAIGLSAGQSQLLVSLLLLLTRVQPGTDVAAPEHISYVPQLSNDTLAGRLTLSTFTLEQPLGQFSSHNISDLDTIWLVVALSNATQSFTAPRTNQDIPAPANFSQRGYYLTLRANRALYQARGQLHVLRVGNDTHCQPTKIGCNHPLPGPGPYRVKFLVMNDEGPVAETKWSSDTRLQQAQALRAVPGPQSPGTVVIIAILSILLAVLLTVLLAVLIYTCFNSCRSTSLSGPEEAGSVRRYTTHLAFSTPAEGAS; this is encoded by the exons ATGGACAACAGCTGGAGGCTTGGCCCGGCCATAGGGCTCTCTGCGGGACAGTCCCAGCTGCTAGTGTCACTGTTGCTGCTACTGACCCGTGTCCAGCCTGGGACAGATGTGG CTGCCCCAGAGCACATCAGCTATGTGCCCCAGCTCTCAAACGACACCCTGGCAGGGaggctcaccctgtccaccttcACGCTGGAGCAGCCTCTAGGCCAGTTCAGCAGCCACAACATCTCTGACTTGGATACCATCTGGCTGGTGGTGGCCCTCAGCAACG CCACCCAGAGCTTCACGGCCCCACGGACAAACCAGGACATCCCTGCTCCTGCCAACTTCTCCCAGAGGGGCTACTATCTCACACTGAGGGCCAACCGGGCGCTGTACCAAGCCAGAGGCCAGCTCCATGTCCTCCGCGTCGGCAATGATACCCACTGCCAACCAACAAAAATTGGCTGCAACCATCCCCTACCAGGACCTGGCCCCTACAG GGTGAAGTTCCTGGTGATGAATGACGAAGGACCCGTGGCTGAAACAAAGTGGTCCAGCGACACTCGCCTGCAGCAAG CCCAGGCACTTCGGGCTGTCCCCGGCCCCCAGAGCCCGGGCACCGTGGTCATCATCGCCATCCTGTCTATCCTCCTGGCCGTCCTCCTCACGGTCCTCCTGGCTGTGCTCATATACACCTG CTTCAACAGCTGCAGGAGCACTTCCCTATCAGGCCCAGAGGAGGCAGGGAGTGTGAGAAGATACACCACGCACCTCGCGTTCAGCACTCCTGCCGAGGGGGCTTCCTGA
- the LOC112209793 gene encoding putative speedy protein E21: MDRTETRFCKRGQIMGKIMTSRQPHSQNEQSPQRSTSGYPLQEVVDDEVLGPSAPGVDPSPPCRSLGWKRKKEWSDESEEEPEKELAPEPEETWVVETLCGLKMKLKQQRVSPILPEHHKDFNSQLAPGVDPSPLHRSFCWKRKMEWWDESEESLEEEPRKVLAPEPEEIWVAEMLCGLKMKLKRRRVLLVLPEHHEAFNRLLEDPVIKRFLAWDKDLRASDKYLLAMVIAYFSRAGFPSWLYQRIHFFLALYLANDMEEDDEDSKQNIFHFLYGKNRSRIPLLRKRRFQLGRSMNPRARKNRSRIPLLRKRQFQLRRCMNPRARKNRSQIVLFQKRRFHFFCSMSGRAWFPRRSWRRSRLMTQSTGCGREIALAFPRAPGTVEA, from the exons ATGGACAGAACGGAGACTAGGTTCTGTAAGAGGGGACAGATTATGGGAAAAATCATGACCAGCCGTCAACCGCACTCCCAGAATGAGCAGAGTCCCCAGCGGAGCACCTCGGGGTACCCCCTCCAGGAGGTGGTGGATGATGAAGTGTTGGGACCATCAG CCCCTGGGGTAGATCCCAGCCCCCCATGTAGGTCCCTTGgctggaaaaggaagaaggagtgGTCAGATGAATCTGAGGAGGAGCCAGAGAAGGAGCTCGCCCCTGAGCCTGAGGAGACCTGGGTAGTGGAGACGCTGTGTGGGCTCAAGATGAAGCTGAAGCAACAGCGAGTGTCACCCATCCTCCCTGAGCACCACAAGGACTTCAACAGTCAGCTTG CCCCTGGGGTAGATCCCAGCCCCCTGCATAGGTCCTTTTGCTGGAAAAGGAAGATGGAGTGGTGGGACGAATCTGAGGAGTCGTTGGAGGAGGAGCCACGGAAGGTGCTCGCCCCTGAGCCTGAGGAGATCTGGGTGGCGGAGATGCTGTGTGGCCTCAAGATGAAGCTGAAGCGACGGCGAGTGTTGCTCGTGCTCCCTGAGCACCACGAGGCCTTCAACAGGCTGCTTG AGGATCCTGTCATTAAAAGATTCCTGGCCTGGGACAAAGATCTGAGGGCGTCGGACAAG TATCTCCTGGCTATGGTCATAGCGTATTTCAGCCGGGCCGGCTTCCCCTCCTGGCTATACCAACGCattcatttcttcctggctct CTACCTGGCCAATGACATGGAGGAGGATGACGAGGACTCCAAACAAAACATCTTCCACTTCCTGTATGGGAAGAACCGCTCTCGCATACCCTTGCTTCGTAAGCGTCGGTTTCAGTTAGGCCGTTCCATGAACCCGAGGGCCAGGAAGAACCGCTCTCGCATACCCTTGCTCCGTAAGCGTCAGTTCCAGTTACGCCGTTGCATGAACCCGAGGGCCAGGAAGAACCGCTCTCAGATAGTCCTGTTCCAGAAACGTCGGTTCCACTTCTTCTGTTCCATGAGCGGCAGGGCTTGGTTTCCCCGGAGGAGTTGGAGGAG ATCCAGGCTTATGACCCAGAGCACTGGGTGTGGGCGCGAGATCGCGCTCGCCTTTCCTAGAGCTCCAGGGACCGTGGAGGCCTGA